In the genome of Bradyrhizobium arachidis, one region contains:
- a CDS encoding HlyD family secretion protein: MAVAILNTYLVLLFLLVHFGVVRFNLFWKASPFIVMAIVLICLFIPMGWGAPQGNALVVRNAVSIVPDVAGEVTDVPVAANVPLRSGDVLFKIDPTPYAAQVKAIDAQFKLAKTRLGQMTQLYERDAGRGFDVEQRQSEADQLSGQLEAAQWNLDKTVVRAPTDGYVTNLALRKGARVANLPLSPVMAFIDTSSTIIGVEINQIDARYVAPDQEVEATFKFAPGQIFAGKVESVLQAIAPGQTQTSGTAVMPKAIEAAPFVVRVKLDDADFVRRLPAGSAGTAAIYTDHVKPTHVVRRVILRQVAILNYVNPF; this comes from the coding sequence ATGGCCGTCGCGATCCTCAACACCTACCTGGTGCTGCTGTTTCTTCTGGTGCACTTCGGCGTCGTGCGCTTCAACCTGTTCTGGAAGGCGTCGCCCTTCATCGTCATGGCGATCGTGCTGATCTGTCTCTTCATCCCGATGGGATGGGGCGCGCCGCAAGGCAATGCGCTGGTCGTGCGCAATGCGGTCTCGATCGTGCCTGACGTCGCCGGCGAAGTGACCGACGTCCCTGTCGCCGCCAACGTGCCGCTCCGATCCGGCGACGTGCTGTTCAAGATCGATCCGACGCCCTACGCCGCCCAGGTCAAGGCGATCGACGCCCAGTTCAAGCTCGCCAAGACGCGGCTCGGCCAGATGACGCAACTTTACGAGCGCGACGCCGGCCGCGGCTTCGATGTCGAGCAGCGCCAGTCCGAGGCGGACCAGCTCTCCGGCCAACTCGAGGCCGCGCAGTGGAACCTCGACAAGACCGTGGTGCGTGCGCCCACCGACGGCTACGTCACCAACCTTGCGCTGCGCAAGGGCGCGCGCGTCGCCAATTTGCCGCTGTCGCCGGTGATGGCCTTCATCGACACCTCCTCCACCATCATCGGCGTCGAGATCAACCAGATCGATGCGCGTTACGTCGCGCCGGACCAGGAGGTCGAGGCGACCTTCAAATTCGCGCCCGGGCAGATTTTTGCCGGCAAGGTCGAGAGCGTGCTCCAGGCGATTGCGCCGGGACAGACCCAGACGTCGGGCACGGCCGTCATGCCGAAAGCGATCGAGGCCGCGCCTTTCGTCGTTCGCGTCAAGCTCGACGATGCCGATTTCGTCAGACGTTTGCCGGCCGGCAGCGCCGGCACGGCCGCGATCTATACCGACCACGTCAAGCCGACCCATGTCGTGCGTCGCGTGATCCTGCGGCAGGTCGCGATACTGAATTACGTCAATCCGTTCTGA
- a CDS encoding DUF1254 domain-containing protein — MKRAIVAAFAVMLTMGTNAQSNSLDELTAHRAQARAVEAVIWGMPIVNYDLMLQEMLTKTPGKVNQVIYWGKPLDWKNQTLTPNPDTLYLMAFLNTKDAGPIVIEIPPAGAAGSLNANIVNAWQQPLEDAGLLGVDKGAGVKLVMLPPGFTGQVPAGFEPLQPNTFGSYALFRSNMKSHGDADVANSIAYGKQIKIYPISQASSPPQTVFTDVKDVVFDSTIRYDDSFFVNLHRAVQSEPWLPRDRAMIDQLRAIGIEKGKAFAPDAKVKQALAAGIVEARAWMAAKYDAGLPPFFEGTHWTVPAHPDLLKAAAAEFEEPDAYPVDWRGITYTYAYIGIKRLGAGQFYLINIKDRDGQSYDGATTYRLHVPPDVPVEQYWSLTAYDRDTHALIKNVDRASRASNNANVNRNADGSVDLYLGPKPPAGQEANWIPTDPARKFELMFRLYGPKQELFAKSWKLPDVERFATTVGGATK, encoded by the coding sequence ATGAAGCGTGCAATCGTTGCCGCTTTCGCCGTCATGTTGACCATGGGCACGAATGCGCAGTCGAACTCCTTGGATGAACTCACTGCGCACCGGGCTCAAGCCCGCGCCGTCGAGGCCGTCATCTGGGGAATGCCGATCGTCAACTACGACCTCATGCTTCAGGAGATGCTGACCAAGACGCCGGGCAAGGTGAACCAGGTGATCTATTGGGGCAAGCCGCTGGACTGGAAGAACCAGACGCTGACGCCGAACCCAGATACGCTCTACTTGATGGCGTTCCTCAACACGAAGGATGCTGGTCCGATCGTGATCGAGATTCCGCCGGCAGGCGCTGCGGGCTCCCTCAATGCCAACATCGTCAATGCCTGGCAGCAGCCGCTGGAAGACGCAGGCCTGCTCGGCGTCGACAAGGGGGCCGGCGTCAAGCTCGTGATGCTGCCGCCCGGCTTCACGGGCCAGGTGCCCGCAGGCTTCGAGCCGCTTCAGCCCAACACGTTTGGAAGCTACGCCCTGTTCCGCTCGAACATGAAAAGCCATGGCGATGCCGACGTGGCGAACTCCATCGCTTACGGCAAGCAGATCAAGATCTATCCGATTTCCCAGGCATCCAGCCCGCCACAGACGGTCTTTACCGATGTCAAGGACGTCGTGTTCGACTCGACGATCCGCTACGACGACAGCTTCTTCGTCAATCTCCACCGCGCTGTGCAGAGCGAGCCGTGGCTTCCACGCGACCGCGCGATGATCGATCAGTTGCGCGCGATCGGTATCGAGAAAGGCAAGGCGTTCGCGCCCGATGCGAAGGTGAAGCAGGCCCTCGCAGCCGGTATCGTCGAAGCGCGTGCATGGATGGCGGCGAAATACGACGCCGGTCTGCCTCCGTTCTTCGAGGGAACGCACTGGACCGTTCCGGCGCATCCCGACTTGCTCAAGGCGGCGGCGGCTGAATTCGAGGAGCCGGACGCCTATCCGGTCGATTGGCGGGGCATTACCTATACGTACGCCTATATCGGCATCAAACGGCTCGGTGCAGGCCAGTTCTACCTGATCAACATCAAGGACAGAGACGGCCAGAGCTACGACGGCGCGACGACGTATCGCCTGCACGTTCCGCCTGATGTGCCGGTCGAGCAGTATTGGTCGCTGACGGCCTATGATCGCGACACGCACGCGCTCATCAAGAACGTCGACCGCGCGAGTCGCGCTTCGAACAATGCCAACGTGAACAGAAATGCTGACGGGTCCGTCGATCTCTATCTCGGGCCGAAGCCGCCCGCCGGCCAGGAGGCTAACTGGATCCCGACCGACCCCGCCCGCAAGTTCGAGCTGATGTTCCGCCTTTACGGGCCGAAGCAGGAACTCTTCGCGAAGAGCTGGAAGCTACCTGACGTCGAACGGTTCGCGACGACCGTCGGAGGCGCCACGAAGTAG
- a CDS encoding DUF1254 domain-containing protein, producing MKRALMTASFLLLTPAAHAQSQVPVTVDNFGRAESDLYFGNGVKDAGGIGKLFHHREPIQINKQMVIRSNRDTLYSTVVLDLDAGPATITLPDAGKRFRSMQVINEDNYVVGKVEYGAGSYTFDKNKVGTRYVMIALRTLVDPNDPKDIEKVHALQDAVRISQKSPGKFDIPNWDAGSQKKVRDALLVLAATTGGFKNAFGSKEQVDPVKHLIGTAAGWGGNPDKEATYLSFNPERNDGTTVYKLTVPGNVPVDGFWSISLYNAEGYFEKNPYGAYSLNNITAAKSADGSVAVQFGGCDGKIPNCLPIMKGWNYTVRLYRPRPEILNSKWKFPEPQAVGGS from the coding sequence ATGAAAAGAGCATTGATGACGGCTTCATTCCTTCTCCTCACGCCTGCCGCGCATGCGCAATCGCAAGTCCCGGTGACGGTCGACAATTTTGGCCGCGCAGAGAGCGATCTCTATTTCGGCAACGGCGTCAAGGATGCCGGCGGGATCGGAAAGCTGTTTCACCATCGCGAACCGATTCAGATCAACAAGCAGATGGTGATCCGGTCCAACCGCGACACGTTGTACTCGACCGTCGTCCTCGACCTCGACGCCGGCCCCGCGACGATCACGTTACCGGATGCAGGCAAGCGATTCCGGTCGATGCAGGTGATCAACGAGGACAACTACGTCGTCGGCAAGGTCGAATATGGCGCGGGGAGCTACACATTCGACAAGAACAAGGTCGGCACGCGCTACGTCATGATCGCGCTGCGGACGCTGGTTGACCCCAACGATCCCAAGGACATCGAAAAAGTCCACGCCTTGCAGGACGCGGTTAGGATCAGCCAGAAGTCTCCGGGCAAATTCGACATTCCGAACTGGGATGCCGGCAGCCAGAAGAAGGTCCGGGATGCCCTTCTGGTGCTGGCTGCAACGACGGGTGGGTTCAAGAATGCGTTCGGATCGAAGGAGCAGGTCGATCCGGTCAAGCATCTGATCGGGACCGCAGCCGGATGGGGCGGCAATCCCGACAAGGAAGCCACCTATCTCAGCTTCAATCCGGAAAGGAACGACGGCACCACGGTCTACAAACTGACCGTTCCCGGCAACGTGCCGGTTGACGGTTTCTGGTCGATCAGCCTCTACAATGCCGAGGGCTACTTCGAGAAGAACCCATACGGCGCGTATTCGCTCAACAACATCACCGCGGCGAAATCTGCTGACGGCTCCGTCGCTGTGCAGTTCGGCGGCTGCGACGGCAAGATCCCGAACTGCCTGCCGATCATGAAGGGCTGGAACTACACGGTGCGGCTCTACCGGCCGCGGCCCGAAATCCTGAACAGCAAGTGGAAATTCCCCGAACCGCAGGCGGTGGGCGGATCATGA
- a CDS encoding DUF3302 domain-containing protein: protein MSGYDIFAWIVLVILLASAIGVVCIAGWLPGHIAKSRNHPHAQAVTVAGWITLFFGFALWPIAFIWAYLDVPARKAGDA from the coding sequence ATGAGCGGCTACGACATCTTCGCCTGGATCGTGCTGGTGATCCTGCTCGCCAGCGCCATCGGCGTCGTCTGCATCGCCGGCTGGCTGCCAGGGCACATTGCCAAGTCGCGCAACCATCCGCATGCGCAGGCCGTGACCGTCGCAGGCTGGATCACGCTGTTCTTCGGCTTCGCGCTGTGGCCGATCGCCTTCATCTGGGCCTATCTCGACGTGCCCGCGCGCAAGGCGGGAGATGCGTGA